The window TTCTTCTATCTGCTTAACAATTTCACTGATTGACATTTTTTTCACCTCCCTTGGCATTTCTAATCAACAAGCATTTCTTTAATTACTGATTTTACCTCTTGTATCTTATTTTTATCTAATATGCCCAATTTTTTTATTAAACGCCTTTTATCTATGCTTCGTATTTGGTCAAGCACTATCCAGCCACTTTTATTTTCTAATATTATCGGTATCCTGGTTGGATAAGCGTGAGATTTTGAAGTAATCGGAGCAATAATTACAGTGGAAATATATTTATTCATTTCATCAGGAGAGATTATTACACAGGGCCTTGATTTTTTCATCTCGTGTCCTATGGTAGGATTCAAAGATACGATGTAAATCTCATATTGTTTTATTACCATTCCCAATCTCCTATATTTAAATCTACATTATCGTCTATCAATAATTTATCATCTTTATTGTCTTTCATATCTTTAAATGCCTTTTCCCAATTGCTTCTTGCTTTTTTATGCTCTGGTATAATGATTATTTTGTCTTTATCTAACTCTAAAATTACCGAATCCTTTATATTACATTGTTTTAATATCACTTTTGGTATCCTTATGCCTTTTGAATTTCCAATCGCAACTATATTTGTTTTCATATTTTTCACCTCCAAAAGTAATTATAATGTAATTACTTTGTTTTGTCAAGACAAAAGAAATTGCCGAAGGTAAATTGGGTGGAGCGTAGCGAAGCCTTTTATCCGCTGTTAGGCGATAGTGCAACACCATCAGAGATACCTCCTTACTTTTTTCATATAATCCTTATATTCTTCGCCATACTGTTCTATTAGAAACTCTCTTTTATCTCTTTCTACATCATAACAAGTATATCATACGGCAGGGTGAAAGTCATCAATTCTTTAGGTAATCTCGGCCTTGCAGAAATATCATGAAGTCCCCAAACCGCTGCAAATTACTTTGCGACTCTCAGTCGAATGATGGTATAGTATTTCTTTGGATTTCCTTTTCCAAACATCCCAGGTCCTTTAAGGTATTCCTCCTCATGTTCGCCGATTACTTTGTAGCCATTCTCTTTGATGAAGTTATGGAGTTTTTCTATGGTGGGAGTCTCTTCGCTATAAGGACCAATATGAAGAATCTCAGCCACATCTCCATATTCCCACTCCTTAATTTCAATCTTCATATTGGGGGTCTGCTTAAAATTATCGGGCAATTGGGCAGTCTCAGAAACCG of the bacterium genome contains:
- a CDS encoding AbrB/MazE/SpoVT family DNA-binding domain-containing protein; amino-acid sequence: MKTNIVAIGNSKGIRIPKVILKQCNIKDSVILELDKDKIIIIPEHKKARSNWEKAFKDMKDNKDDKLLIDDNVDLNIGDWEW
- a CDS encoding type II toxin-antitoxin system PemK/MazF family toxin, which translates into the protein MVIKQYEIYIVSLNPTIGHEMKKSRPCVIISPDEMNKYISTVIIAPITSKSHAYPTRIPIILENKSGWIVLDQIRSIDKRRLIKKLGILDKNKIQEVKSVIKEMLVD
- a CDS encoding GyrI-like domain-containing protein yields the protein MPVSETAQLPDNFKQTPNMKIEIKEWEYGDVAEILHIGPYSEETPTIEKLHNFIKENGYKVIGEHEEEYLKGPGMFGKGNPKKYYTIIRLRVAK